One region of Armigeres subalbatus isolate Guangzhou_Male chromosome 3, GZ_Asu_2, whole genome shotgun sequence genomic DNA includes:
- the LOC134219144 gene encoding uncharacterized protein LOC134219144, producing MKMIKGTTTTMMTTRLAFLVTLFALTTAVVIVKSDIVQEHGPALLSSAGEATADDALAGDTDASAPKLTIQKEDHIIGRADGFAADDSRPVQTYPLTTNTSNNLPSQPPPKIEEEPVSAAPTDVYEGRKRRRLGRKRKRRPLHDDYWQSGQGPRDEPETEQNYRDPEPERKRFYSRWERQRPADRWANPYTDAVDPHSTFSSDPPSNRRPFEPHSNRGNRDNFQPIDTNRQRRLPRPEEHQTPGSGYKAYRKPYSQAKRNEEEGGSSDEQGKTGTADLKALLKQSGGLSLSEILQQRNISLQDLIKGKQMALDALTQSPLDITTVTEQDNEATSMLPTLSSVRFRIQDESTPRTDFQEIKSIKRIPVFSPSAASVIVTEEPTTTTATTTTTTTTELPPTAQDEINSVEDIITLDNSGGTQNDNVGIFPTVEIKQLALNPVLPTVKEERLRPIKGVASRIRPDLSNSNIRTEELFSPTKKRLESLRPYATAEPWHSSTSSSTTTTTTTTSSPSPTAREKWTPSVAIQEKYLQKLQQSKTRQRPASTASADPTPEQHAEEILSEVEPSPVRTTSERTLMRIPISRNRPFIKLKVRTSTAAPSHQPESTENHYLADVEFHDESENVTKLLESEEPELNIIEKFTSPEDSKSAPIPQSSSSSEPSTTELSEDELIERINHNTQRSFTDSLEEYFRDVTESNPSLFNDLGPIALSDDRKEILELMEDRRIGARLAKVLSQRNMTLDELLEHRKRGSSQLHLSEMINGKVRPIEDKMDIVTAFEHFPRFSLGNLRSIQPDDIKLDSQGFSYFTSIISMRPTDETHKEGRSMQHRGDHKFMDWKQQPHQQHPTNHKMDGIHFLGNGGSKGGLIVPSRMSADAEFDSSHDQPSSSDLLDLELTGHGFNHRHTVTIESTSMPLGVKSAIIASACIVGISLAVFAVIFVVCRWRQRRRNKLNYTENFNMAKGRLPMMHTESLKNDQMQVYTTQQSQHQQLPQQQQQQQQQHQQYSHHQRQRKDSKVNTMNPNSQEVQDYLWDTMRKPFQ from the coding sequence ACGTATCCACTAACTACAAATACATCGAATAATCTTCCATCGCAACCTCCACCCAAGATTGAAGAAGAACCTGTTTCCGCAGCTCCCACTGACGTCTACGAAGGACGAAAACGGCGACGGTTAGGTAGAAAGCGAAAGCGAAGACCACTACATGATGATTATTGGCAGAGTGGGCAAGGACCGCGAGATGAACCCGAAACAGAACAAAACTACCGAGATCCAGAACCGGAACGTAAGAGATTTTACTCACGCTGGGAACGGCAACGCCCTGCCGATAGGTGGGCCAATCCTTACACGGATGCCGTTGACCCTCATTCCACGTTCAGCAGCGATCCACCCTCAAACCGAAGGCCATTCGAACCGCACAGCAACCGAGGcaatcgagacaattttcaacctATTGACACCAATAGGCAAAGAAGACTTCCCAGACCGGAGGAGCACCAGACTCCCGGTTCCGGTTATAAAGCCTACCGAAAACCGTACTCCCAGGCCAAGCGAAACGAAGAAGAAGGTGGATCGTCCGACGAACAAGGAAAAACTGGCACTGCTGACTTGAAGGCTCTACTCAAACAATCCGGAGGATTAAGTCTAAGTGAAATCCTTCAACAGCGAAACATTTCACTGCAAGATCTGATCAAGGGTAAGCAAATGGCGTTGGACGCATTAACACAAAGTCCTTTAGATATCACTACGGTTACAGAGCAAGATAACGAAGCCACTTCCATGCTACCTACACTATCTAGCGTAAGATTCCGAATACAAGACGAATCTACTCCACGAACTGACTTTCAGGAAATTAAATCAATAAAGCGTATTCCGGTATTCTCACCCTCGGCAGCCTCTGTCATAGTGACGGAAGAGCCAACAACCACAACGGCAACAACTACTACTACAACCACGACAGAGCTACCGCCAACGGCGCAAGATGAAATCAACTCTGTTGAAGACATCATAACACTCGACAACTCGGGAGGCACGCAGAACGACAACGTTGGCATCTTTCCAACCGTCGAAATCAAACAGTTAGCTCTTAATCCGGTTCTACCTACCGTCAAAGAAGAACGTCTTCGTCCTATCAAAGGAGTTGCTTCTAGAATACGCCCAGACTTAAGTAATTCCAACATCCGCACTGAAGAACTTTTTTCACCCACCAAAAAGCGGTTGGAATCTCTCAGACCGTACGCCACAGCCGAACCCTGGCACTCATCCACATCTTCGTCTACCACAACAACTACTACGACCACTTCCAGTCCAAGTCCTACAGCTCGCGAAAAGTGGACTCCTTCAGTGGCCATTCAAGAAAAATACCTCCAGAAACTCCAGCAATCCAAAACTCGTCAACGACCCGCGTCCACCGCTTCGGCAGATCCCACTCCAGAACAACATGCCGAAGAAATTCTCTCTGAAGTGGAACCATCCCCGGTCCGAACAACTTCCGAACGCACTCTCATGCGAATACCAATCAGTCGCAACCGCCCATTCATAAAACTCAAAGTCAGAACTTCTACTGCAGCACCATCGCATCAACCAGAATCAACAGAAAACCATTACCTGGCAGACGTAGAGTTCCACGACGAATCCGAAAACGTCACCAAACTACTCGAAAGCGAAGAACCAGAGCTCAACATCATCGAAAAATTCACCTCTCCTGAAGACTCGAAAAGCGCACCCATTCCCCAATCAAGCTCCTCCTCCGAACCGTCTACTACCGAACTCAGTGAAGATGAACTCATCGAGCGAATCAACCACAACACACAGCGAtccttcaccgacagtctggaggaaTACTTCCGTGATGTCACCGAAAGCAACCCGTCGCTCTTCAACGACCTCGGCCCAATTGCTCTGTCCGACGATCGCAAAGAAATCCTCGAACTGATGGAAGACCGACGCATAGGTGCCCGTCTTGCGAAGGTACTTTCCCAGAGGAACATGACGCTGGACGAGCTGTTAGAGCACCGCAAGCGTGGTTCCAGCCAGCTGCATCTCTCCGAAATGATCAACGGCAAAGTCAGACCAATCGAAGACAAGATGGACATCGTCACGGCATTCGAGCACTTCCCACGGTTCAGCCTGGGCAACCTGCGCAGCATACAGCCGGACGACATCAAGCTCGACTCGCAGGGCTTCAGCTACTTCACGTCCATCATTAGTATGCGCCCGACGGATGAAACGCACAAAGAAGGAAGATCAATGCAACACCGGGGCGATCATAAGTTTATGGACTGGAAGCAGCAGCCGCACCAGCAGCACCCGACAAATCACAAAATGGACGGGATTCATTTTTTAGGTAACGGCGGATCGAAGGGTGGGCTGATTGTCCCTTCGCGTATGTCCGCCGATGCCGAGTTCGACAGCAGCCACGATCAGCCCAGTAGTAGCGACCTGCTCGATCTGGAACTGACCGGTCACGGATTTAATCACCGGCACACGGTTACAATCGAGAGCACCTCGATGCCACTGGGCGTCAAGTCGGCAATCATAGCTAGCGCGTGCATTGTCGGAATATCGCTGGCCGTCTTTGCGGTGATCTTCGTCGTATGTCGGTGGCGCCAGCGGCGGAGAAACAAGCTCAACTATACGGAGAACTTCAACATGGCCAAAGGCCGGCTGCCGATGATGCACACCGAAAGTTTGAAGAACGATCAGATGCAGGTGTACACGACCCAGCAATCGCAGCATCAGCAGCTTccacaacagcagcagcagcaacagcagcaacatCAACAGTATTCGCATCATCAGCGGCAACGGAAGGACAGTAAGGTCAACACGATGAACCCCAACTCGCAGGAGGTGCAGGACTACCTATGGGACACGATGCGCAAACCGTTCCAGTGA